CAGCTTTTGTCCGTCAGTTAAACTTTTATaatgaacaatatttgcattttaaagattGCCTTTTAAACTTTCAATTTTTAACTAGGTTATCAaacttttttgtggaaaaaaaagcatagcagacacagattatttttccaagcagagtatttttatatgtcttaaaACGTGTCTGGAGGAATTCTTTTCAACTGTATTTCATCTTTCCATCACAGCATTCAAACAGTAGGAAAATTGTGATCATTCGTGCCGTCGTTCAGCTGTAACTGTGATAGAGGTCGATGAGGTTGGCGAAGGGAGGGAGGGGCAAGGGacgggagggaggagaggggagggaggggaggtgaGGGCAAGGCCAGGATGGACTGGAAGTGTGCCTCCAGCAGCATTTATAAACATGGCCCCTTTACACACCTAAGGgtcattgtttacatccatccTTACCGTGCCATTTCTGCCTGTATGTCTCTGCACCCTGACAGTGTAGCAGAGCTGTagaagagagggaaataaaCATCTCACcatcttcttccttttctgctTGACGGTGATCATCTTGAAGACTCAGCAGCTGCTCTGCAGGAGAGATCACATCCGAGGGGAAACCTTGTGCACCTTCGCAACCAAATAATTCTTGTTTAGATCTTCCAAAAACCAGCTGCCACCATTTCCCCTCCAACAGTCATGTACAGCTCCAGCTACTCCCGGGCCAAGTTTGGCCTGGAGGCAAGGGAGCCCCTGCACAAGCCCAAGGGAAAGAGCTGCGGCTACTACATGAGGAtcgttttcttcttttcctctctgatcCAGTCTCTCATTATCGTCAGTCTGGTGCTCTTCCTCATCTATGGACAGCCAGAGAAGTCTGCAGGGGAGAAGAGGGTCGAGGTCAGTGGTGTCGTCTTGTAAAATAACCTTATTTTAGTTTGTTAGAaattaaagacatgttttaaagacatgttttaagacataaaaatactcAGCTTTGAATAATAGTTTGTGTCTTTTATAGTTTCTCCACAGAGAAATATCAAAATTACATCTACTTACAAGTGAAgtaacaacaagaaaaacacatttttggtggAATGGATCTTTAAGAGACTTAATTATTCTTCAAAAATTAGATGGACTCATTTCTGTAGCAGCTTTCGATCAAACTCTTTGCGTTTGTGCAGGCAGCATCAATCATTACTAGTCTGTCGTTATGTGTCTGACACAATATGTTATACttaaaattttctttattgGTATATTACAATTTCATTTCACAGTATTATGTCAACGTGTTCAGAGATGTAAAATGCAGTCAAGTTGTTGCTGAGTAATCTGAATGTTATTCtgaaggagctggagctgaATTTGAACAGGCTGATTGAGAACAACGTCCGGTTGAGGAAGGAGAAAGGCGAGCTGGGAGCTCAGCTTGAAGCTCGCACAGCTGAGAAAACTGCTctggagaaagagatggagaagcTGAAGACCGATGCCAACAACACAGCGAGTCAGCTGAAGAATAAATTAGTAAGTAGATGATTAATATGGAAAAGATATGGAAAGAGAACAAAAGTGAACAGTGGGTTTTCATCTAAGATGCACTCAGAAGCAGTTCATTTTGTAATACTGTCAAATAACTTTTAACACCTCTTtacaacaagaacaaaaatcaAGGTTAAAGGGtaacattttttacaaattataCAACATGACTATTTCCTTATTTCCTTAGGCATTGTTGTAGTTTTCCTTTGGGTCACCAATCCCACAAATCATGAATCATCCTGCAATCTTTATTCCTGTATAGGCTAACTGTGAGAGATTGAGTGCGACAACACTGAGCATGATTGCGCGGCGTCCGACCCCTCCGATCCAGCCCCCGGCTGTGGTCACTACCAGCAGTATGTACCCCAACAACATTCTTTTTGGGAGACTTGGTGTGATGCTCAAGTACTCTACTGTTCAAACACTGTCAAAGATTACCCTGGCAATAAATGCTGCATGTGTAAAGTGAAATTCTAAGTAGAGGTGTCCTAGATAAGACAAAATGATTGCAAGTAAGGCAAATGATTTTCAGATATAGCTAAGTAAAAAGACTATTGGTACCATTTTCTAATAAGGCACCCTCTATAAAGGGTTTTATAAacaattattaatgttaataaatcatttaccaaTGCTTTTCTAAATCAATTATAAGACATTAATAAACTTTGGGTCAAAgatttgtgaaaaatctctCCGGGTGTTATTTAATTGATAGTTATTTGATGGTTTGTTaccctttattaatgacttattaaCATTTGTAACTACAGACTTGGtggcttattagaaagtgagaaactTATGAACTCACTATCACTGACTGACCAGCCAACATATTGATCACAACCTGGCAGCCCTAAAGttaattttattcatctctAATAACTGCTCCATAAAGGATTACTAAATTACTTAATAACAATCAATAACTTCCTTATTTACAACTTGTAATCCCTCCGTAAAAGGGGACTTATTAGAAAGTGTTACCAGaatattaataaatacagaaaatggaAGAGTTAATTAAAGTATAAGTTTCCATTATGATTTCCTGTGTTAATACTCTTCTTCTCTGAACTCTCCAGATGAAGTAAAGACGTTGCAGAGCCTCAACGCTCAGCAGAATGCAATGATAAATCTCATTGAGTCAAACTTCACCCAGACAGTTCAGTACCTGAACCGGGAGAGAGACAATGCCCTCAAAGACCGAGACACACACCACCAGGATGCTATCACCCTGCGCAGGGAGAACACCGTGCTGAAGGAGCAGCTCACCACCTACACCAGGTACagtactgtctgtctgtctgtctgctcgcTGTgtataagagaaaaaaatgaaaatcaaacacattcaagtttttgcttcatttttttccttcttttttctacCAGGAAATGCAAAGAGGACTTTGCTCACTCTTTGGACGGGATCACAACGGTGACCAGGGATTTCCTGAACCGGATCAACAACCTGTTTCCCCACCAGCTGACCTTTCACCTCACCTGTGACAGCCAGCAGGAACAAATGGAAAAGATAAGAAACAGCTGCACAAACCTGTCCAGAGACGTGGAGAATAAGTTCCAGTTGTATCTAGACAACGTGGGCAAcaaggtgtgtgcatgttttgtgaTTTAGGTAGGTGTGTGTGATCCCTTGATttgatgttattattttaaatgacagaTGGATGGACTAGAAACCTGTTCAGGGCTTTTCCTTAATTCTACTCAGTGTATGCTGTTATATACAGCGTTGAGTGGCAgtaaaataattcagttttccTGCATTAATAGGAACTAAAATAGACCGGTAGTTCTATGCAGTGGTGTAAGAAGGATTTAGATCCTCTACAAGTCCTgaattcaaaatcctacttaagtaaaagtaatatattaatgtataaaaaGTATGTTAATGCTGAAGCTGGTCAAGGTGCAActagttttatttcatatacagttaggtagcgtaatccagtggttcccaaactaaGGCTCCCCTCCAAAGGACAAGTCTGAGGAGTCATGCGATAATCAAGGAAAGGAGataaaacaaagttctgctacaAACATTTATATTCAATTGTTAGACTTTTTTCTAATCTTAgcctttattgtgaaatattggatgcttttacttttttgggGCTTAaataagttatttattttaaactgtgagAGAAGTTTAGAAGGGAAACCCCTCTTCTCTTACAACCCATAGACATTTTAAACACGAAATCTCTAAgaggtcacaagccaaaaaggtggCTTAGTCGTTACAATACATTATAAGCTTGCcgtatgttttcatttaaaattacagatgtcagacaaatgtagtggagtaaaaatattttcttctgaaaGGTAGTTGAGTAGAAttataaagtagcattaaatggaaatactcaaataaagtaaaagtaccttaaaactgtatttaagtacagcaTTTGTGTAAATCTGCCTACTTACTTTACACCTGTTTATCTGGGTTTTTAGTGTTTAGAGTTGACCCTCCTTTAAACTAGTTTTCCCTTTTCCTTAAAGTTGATGGAATATTCCAAAGATTCCAAAGAACAAACTGAATGGGAAAGCAGTTTCTCGAGGGAGGAAGTCTATCCGCTGCATCATTTGTGATAAATCTAGTTAAAGAGACAGACATCCTCTGAGGCGAACTCAGGGTCAAAGCAGAGGTGAAGCATGTGGCTCTGCTGATACAGCAGCGCTCGACagggcaacaaaaacacattcccTCAGCAAGTatcttttttactctttaaagcaatatttcatTTGGATACGGACTCACTGATGGGTCAAGAATCAACATTTGCTTCGCTGCCcgaaatgttttgtttctgtctctatcAGTCATTTTCATGCAGACACAGATCCGACTacaattttttccattttattatgttgatttttatagGGACAAGTATATAACATGGACCAATGCTACATACAAGCCCGACTACATGACTACATGACTGATTTCTCTTTGGAAAGtttagactttttattttttattttcagcatacATGAACAGATTTCCAACAGTAACACAATAACTCATATATCTTGTACAAAAAAAGGAACTGTTACAACTTGAGCAGGACTGCAACTGAAGATCATTtacattactgattaatctgctgcttattttctcaatttattcATTGGTCTTttaaaaggtcagaaaatagtggGAAAATGCACATCACACTTTCCCAGAGTCTTTGGTGACattcttaaatgtattttttttttttttttgtctgaccaacagtccaaatccaAAAGATACTTAGTTTACAGAGATACATGTTAATCTTTatactggagaagctggaaccagagaatattttcctttttttctcttaaaaatgacttaaatgattaattgattatcatcTTAGTTGCCAAATAATTTTCAGGCAAACAACTAATCTaataatcgactaattgttgcagctttaattttgagGTCTGACATGCTGATCcctcaaacagaaaaagaaatctgttcAAATGAAGATTTCCGAAAGGAGACCTTGCTGCCTTACAGTTCCCCATAGATACATCCCATGTTACTGAGCCAGAAAACCGTGAGAGCTACTGTGCCACCATGTCACTGAGCAACTTAGGAGCCCGGTTATGGAGGCATTTATAGATGagtttaatattaaaaactttTAGGAAATGATCAAAACTTAATATATTTAGTTCCTTAAGAATATGGCAGTGGTGAAATCTTACCGGCTTCCATTCCAAAATTTTATTAAGAGGCTGCCTGTGATCATGGAGTTACACAATAACTTAAATGTGAAAAGATCATGCAATGCACAGGACTATTTGGAGGCATTACATGTTACACAGTCTCAAAtgattctgtgtgtttgtatggtaAGATTGCTTCTCAACCTTTCTCACCATTTTAACACCGTTTCTCAAATCTTAGTTGGGAatcaacagtaaattaaaaccAAGACACTTTTCTTCTGAAACCTGTATGATACATTGTCATCTAATCTTTAAATTTAAGCTCTGACTTGGGCCGAGCCCCGGAAGTAAACCAAAGTGACACGAGTTTTCAAACCGTGCATTGAAACttagaaaactttcaaaaccttttcattATGAGGCTACATTCCACTGCCTCAGCTCCATATTTGGTAAACCATAATTAGAAAACTCATCCGTGCCCGAGGCCGTCAACGCTTGATTTAGAGCAACATTAACCTACAGGCCTGGGGAACACATTAAGTATTTCATTCTTACATCAACTGTAGAGGATGTACTCCAGCACGCCGCTGAGGAAAATGAACATGAACAAACACTCACATTGTCAGCATTTGGATAGAAATAGACGCATGGTAAACAGAACATAAGTACAATTATGTAAAGCCTCCACCTGGAAGCACGTTTGGTACAGCAGAGTATGACGCAGCCCATTATCATTTTCCGCAATCATTCCTGACCCTTTGTGCTACAGTGGCTCAGAATGAAAAtatcatatttaaaaagggaatATGTGGCAGATCAGATGAGAAGTATATCacgtttatttaaaaaaaaaatgtttttcttctacCAGGTAGCAGAGATCCAAGCCCTGTCCAGTCGTATGGAGGTGCAGAACTTGCACTTGACGTCCGACTTGCAGCAGTGTGAACGCAATCGCAGCGAGACGGTCGCCGAGGCTGCAAGGCAGCGACAGCTCAAGCAAAAGACTCATGATGACCAGGTAGATCATATTTGTGCAGGGATGTAGAGTATGTGCAGGGGCATGTGTGTGGATGGGAAGTGGGAACCAGCAGAGAGATCCATGGAAAAAGCTGAATTCCTCAGTATCTGGTTATAAAACTATGACTGGCTTTGTAAAATTTACTGTACACAAGAATCTACTcctcttttatctgttttaaaaagagcCCACGTGATACGGTGGCATAAGAGAGATGAGGGTgtaaaaggaacatttttacattgttttctatttaaaacaacacattttttttcaggtggaAAAATTACTGATGGAGCAGAACCGGTTGAGAGAACAGAAGAAGCTGCAGGAAGACAGTTTGGccctgaaagagagagaactcAAGATCCTCCAGCAAATGCTCCCTGCTCAGCCCAACTTTAaggtaaaataaacacagaggaCACGGTCACAGTCATTTGCTCTGTGCAGATAAGGAATGAGGGAAAGGAAGTGCCCACAAATGGTTTCAAACCTCCATTCACTTGGGACAGATAATTCATTTTTGTGCTCATGTAAAACATTAATCTAGGCTGCTCCAGATTCTTTAAGTCATTGAGGGGTTTTTTTGAACTGGTTCAAAATTCCACTGTTATAACCTTTCAGGTCGTTTATGTCCTCACAGCACTGTCCAGCTGAATAATGTGTGTGACTTTTTGAGAGTACCGTCCACACATGTGCCCTCAAATAAGATTTACTCCACTGAATATATGGATGTCCATGCAGAGGTAAGGTGGTGTGTGTGGATTTAGGAGAAAAGAGATATCTGagggctgcagcagcaggaaggacAGACAGGCAAGATAACAAAGAAAACCATTTTTAAGGAGTCATAAGTTGACAAAACAACCCATCTCGAACTCCACAGTTACTAGTGTACGTTTTAGGTGCCCGTGCACAGTCAGAAAAGGCTGTACAAATCCTGTGTGTGCAATGTtaaataacactgaaataatgttgttttgcaGTCCAGTGTTCCTAAAGCTGTCGGCCTCCAGGTCACCCCACAGCAGGACAGACAGATTGCGCCTAACTGGCCTTCTCGTGGAGCAAATGGCATCGGCAAAACTCCAACGGTACATTTTATATTAGAACAGAAACCTATCAGGTCACCTATTATAAAACGTCAGtgtaatgttttgtgtgttttttttttgctgactgTACAGAACAGGGATTCAAGTTAGGAATAACATGATTACTAAGCAAAAAACACTCAAACGTTTACTCAAACTTTTATTATAGTTCTTTGGTGATCTTCAATATGAGACAGTGCTGAAAGAAGACTAGGAGAGTGCAGCCATGCTAGCCACCCTCTGAAGCTGTACAGCAGCGCTTTGTGCTAAAGGCTCACCTCAGCATGCTAagatgctcacaatgacaatgctaagaTGCTAATGTTAGGCAGGTATAATGTTGACCATGTTCCAcaccttagtttagcattttttcgcatgctaacatttgctaattagaacaacacaaagtacagctgaggctgatggctgTGTCATGAGTTTGGCAGGTGTTTagttttggacaaattaaaatctgGACCATCTGGGACTGAAATCTTTTATTCTGCAAACTGCATCAACTCTGACTGCTCTCCAGTACttatatttttagacatttactTTATCGCCCCACTGCTGTCATTGATAGTTAATTAtaattgttaatgttttgtctttcaggTGAGATGAAATGAACCAGCAGAGTCATAACTGACGGAACCAGCGGTGCACCACAGTGATCAACACTTTTCCtttaaggaatttttaaaagacatgtATATATTCCAGATACAACACACTTCATCAAACACAACCTGTAAATACTCTCTGACTCCACTCTAATGACACAATAACTGTTGTTGGTTTGTGCATTCTGTGTTTAGCTCTACTTGGAACTGAAGattcatttgtgttttactCGTGTTTACTGTGAAAAGCCTTTCTATCTTTATACtcaggaaaatgtaaacatttcccTGACATTGgtgtaaatattttctctcgTGTGCCACTCCTTATGGCTTGTGTAGTTAGGAAAACCGACACTGgaaaaccttttcatgccatggcattaaaattaagaaaaagtcCTTAACTGTGCTGTCCCCAGTCTCTCGTGTCTTCCTggctttaaaaatacaacaaaggcTCAGACACGACTTTGGGCAGCAGCTGCTCGCTTGTCTGCTATAAACCAAATACTCTTAAAATAGCTTCATTTATGTTTCCTAGCGATTCTCACGTTTAAATTTGTACCGCAGCCCGGATGGCAATACACACATCCACCAAGTCATAAACACATCATCACTGAGTCATCAGCAGTCCTAAACAATGTTCCGTATATCAAAATGAGAGGGAAGAAATCTGGCATGTATTTGACGTTGCAGTGTTTATGACtaaccaaacaaagaaaagtttaGACTGTTTATTAACTGCCACTTTTATGGTGCATTTTACAAGTACAGTAGCGGTTATATGAACTGCTCTCGAGCTGTACtacttccttttcctttcataAGCACAAGGCGACgagcacatacagtactgtagcTGCAGACAGCTGGTGCGTATACATGTATTCACCTAGTATCCATAAAAATAACACCTGTTTTGTGATAATCATGTGTTCAgtaggaaaaacagaagacagaaataaaatgaaattaaaaaaaacaaacattttatatttatgggGGTTGATAAGTTGTCGTGTGTTGGAAGATTCCATCGTTACCACTTCTTAGATATATATTGTTTACTTTATAAAGAAATATGCAAAGTGCAACTATAAGTGTGACTGACATTAAAATCAGCAATATTGGATGAGGGCAATGTCTGCAGATATCAAGGATTAGAAAAGCTATTAGAATCACATATACAAATGAATTCATGTTACCTGTTTTGTAATATACTGTTGTACAATCATTTTGTAATGAACTTTTCCACAAAAACATGACGAATAAAAAGCCACCCAAATAAAATTGGTTGTAATAGATGTGTTATGTGCATACTACTTTAATTACCACATATCATTACTTTTTATTGAAGTTTCTTTCAGTCACAATATCAAAGCCAAATGCCCTTCCTCTACtggctcattttgttttaattcctACATTGGttgtttttccaacttttttatCCAACTTCTCTGATTCATGTATTAGTTAAATTTGTGGTGAAAATAAAGTacgttttaatttgaaagtttaATTTCTTGGATTGTGACAAAAACTTGATTACTCTGGACCTGGCAGATACATCAGAGttattcaaatttttaatttgctatCATCGTCACAAGGAAAACAGGTAACTGCTCATGTTCATCATACATTTGCAGTATCTGAAAAATTGTCAGAATTTAAGTTATGAAGATTACAGCAATTAATTTGGAAAAGTAATATTTCAGCTATTCTTTATTGATATGATCATAGTCCTGCTGTATTTTCTTACTCATATTAAAGCTTTTAATTCCAGAAAACACCTGACTTTGGTCTTCACTTCGAATGTCACTATTTTGACAAGCATGAGTCAGATGCAGAAAAATTATACTCTCCTTTAgacacaacaaatatttgagATACCTTCCAAGTTACATAAGAAAACACATTGGGATAAACTCCCAGGCTCACTGTActgatggatgtgtgtgttacaggtgAGGGAGTCTGCCTCCTGTCCTCAGGAAATCCTTTGTTTAACATCAAGTGTTTTTGGTCTCATGTATagacctggacacacacacacacacacacacacacacacacacacacacacacacacacacacacacacacacacacacacacacacacacacacacacacacacacacacacacaccctgaacTATTTGATTAGTTTTTTCCAAGTCAAATGGGTAAAGGGTGGATCTGGCTGACTGGATCTGGCTGCTTCAAGCCCACATCTCAGGAGATCCATTAATCGGAACCACAGGAAACTGACAAGACAGAAAGCTAAAAGTCCCGGTCATTTGTCAGCTCTGAACAAAACTGTGACGCAAAAATTAGTTGAGTCATGTTCCAAAATCAAGAGAAGAATGGAACGCATGATGAGCATTTAATTGTGTGCCACATTTTTAagttcagttattttaataatttaaaagtacatattgtttattattatgtaCAAACCATTAATATTGTATGACTTTATTTAAATCTTCAAACTTTTCTATTTGCCTCTGCATTTTATTGACTTACATTTAAGTCAATATTATTCACAttaatcaaatatatttttttactcaggtttatttagtttttattccattttagcttattttagctACGCTGGCtgcatggctctatggatgaCACTGTTGGTCAGTTGTTTCACCactgtggtccagactgaaatatctcaacaactattaaatGGATTCGTAAGtcttgtacagacattcatgttctccGGAGGATAATTCCTGCTGACTTTGTAGATCGCCTGGCTTTTCCCTCTAGCTACCATGagattgacatttgtggttctaTGTGAAAAGCTTCAACAGCTATTGCATGtattgccatggaatttggtACCGATGACTATGGTGCCCAGAAGATGACTGTTTCCGCTAGCGCCATCAGCAGTTCAGAGTTATTCACTCACCCAGTAAAATATCTTAACATATACTAAATGGATTTGCACAAAAAACCGGGGCTTAGACTCTtgaaatcttatttttatattattattatttttttttaaattctgtttatcctatgtattgtgttgccttgtactgctttttgtttttcttttgtatattgTCTCGAtgtcttttactgttttatagAAATAACTGTgaagtgcttttttttattgaattgtcCTAAAGGTATAAACAAGAATATCTGGTCACGTTTGTAATCTGGTTTAAGAATTATTTGATTAGACTGTTCcaaatttaaatcaatattttaccaaattttacatttttcaattcGGAAAATCTTTTGTTGGCTCTTCTGTTTTGTATAACAAGAGCTTAACGCCATGCCAGTTGCTCTGTAAGGCTGTACTGCGttacatgctaacatgctaatgtttagcaggtataatgctTATCGTGTCATCCATCTTAatttggcatgttagcatgctaacacttactaataagcaaaacaaagtacagctgaggaggATGTGAATGTTGTTTGCTTTAAAgtatttagttttaaaaagtattgGCCAGTTCAAAATTTTGACCTGGTGCTAGCCAAGAAGTGGAGGGAACACTAAAGTGAAGTAATTTTATCCTTAAGGGACAATGAATgcctgtgcaaaatttcatgccaatccatccagtgtggtggaccaaccaacagaTCAACATCACTGTTCATGAAGCCATGCctctagcatggctaaaaaaggTTACATTTCTGAAagtgaggtttaaaaaaaaaaaaaaaaaaattatatttttggcATCAATATAAAAAACTTAAGTATTGTATTGGCAGTTAATATCCAACTGATTTTCACAGTTGTGGTAAACATAGCAATCTAAAGGATATTACACACAGGCACTACTTCAAAGATGAACCAGGCCTCAAAATTTACTGCCTCTAATTTGTATGACAGCAAGTACCACTTTTAGCTTGAACTCCCCCTGTGTTGGCATTAATCAGGGAGAACATGAAAGAGGACAAAAAGGCTGACAGAGCAGTGCGGCAGAGAGGAAAGGGCCAGGTGGGAGAGACGGAGcggagggagacagaaaggcAGGGAGATGGGCAGTTATGCTGGTGTGAAGCAGGGCGAATGTCGTCAGAGAATGGGAGGCAAGAAATCAACTGGGGAAGAAGGGTGAGGAGTTCAACAAGGAAACATAAATATTTGATCAAGGCCAGATTGACAAGTGAACAAAGGGCACAGAGAGCATTGCCTCCAAAAGCAAACCTTTcccacagagcagagaggggaCCTGGGTCACTCTGACTttctcaacatactgtatgtcccttGTGTTATGCTTTAAAAATTTAgttaacaatgaaataaatcagaGCTTACACAAAATTGTAACTCATGTGATGACGGCTACTGTGTAGAAAGAAATCAGAACTTACCAATTCAATATTTGCAAGAATGAGTGACATTTTatcttaaggaaaaaaaactcacatttctGACTTACATTTGTCTTGTGGCCAGAAATACAATGCTATTATTGTAACctgtctgttggatgtgtaaataggcaactaaACATAAAACCTATAAAATGATAACATGTTAAAGTTTCAAGCCCCAGTTTTGTCCATGagataaattttattttgttgcaaaaacacacattatccCATTAATTTAACATCCCACATCAAATTAGTGTGGAACAACTGTCCaaattttaaatagtaaaaatataacatacaacaacaatacaacaaaaatcaaatttaaactCATTT
This genomic interval from Xiphias gladius isolate SHS-SW01 ecotype Sanya breed wild chromosome 6, ASM1685928v1, whole genome shotgun sequence contains the following:
- the plvapb gene encoding plasmalemma vesicle associated protein b encodes the protein MYSSSYSRAKFGLEAREPLHKPKGKSCGYYMRIVFFFSSLIQSLIIVSLVLFLIYGQPEKSAGEKRVEELELNLNRLIENNVRLRKEKGELGAQLEARTAEKTALEKEMEKLKTDANNTASQLKNKLANCERLSATTLSMIARRPTPPIQPPAVVTTSNEVKTLQSLNAQQNAMINLIESNFTQTVQYLNRERDNALKDRDTHHQDAITLRRENTVLKEQLTTYTRKCKEDFAHSLDGITTVTRDFLNRINNLFPHQLTFHLTCDSQQEQMEKIRNSCTNLSRDVENKFQLYLDNVGNKVAEIQALSSRMEVQNLHLTSDLQQCERNRSETVAEAARQRQLKQKTHDDQVEKLLMEQNRLREQKKLQEDSLALKERELKILQQMLPAQPNFKSSVPKAVGLQVTPQQDRQIAPNWPSRGANGIGKTPTVR